A genomic region of Verrucomicrobiia bacterium contains the following coding sequences:
- a CDS encoding leucine-rich repeat domain-containing protein, translating to MVFALGAAPSALGLRAVGRGFLRDLARLFPLLAMALMLASNPKLRAQGVVSFTYVTNQNGITITGYSGAGEAVTIPADIHGLPVTAIGDGAFSGRIGPTQIIIPDGVTSIGYGAFWGCTGLTQITLPGSLANIGNGAFADCPNLASSDARLQLLSPDSSPIDDFEAWDTTEVAIIADQSQAAGHGGGRNLAIGQGDAVTLGFHGRTQASGALSGLGVKGQDGDAV from the coding sequence GTGGTTTTCGCGCTCGGCGCCGCTCCGAGCGCCTTGGGTCTCCGCGCCGTCGGCCGCGGCTTCCTTCGTGATTTGGCTCGTCTGTTCCCGCTGCTGGCCATGGCCCTGATGCTGGCGTCCAACCCCAAACTGCGCGCGCAGGGTGTCGTTTCGTTCACCTACGTTACCAACCAGAATGGCATCACCATCACCGGATACTCCGGTGCCGGCGAAGCCGTGACCATCCCGGCCGACATTCATGGCCTGCCCGTCACGGCCATCGGAGACGGGGCATTCTCTGGCCGCATCGGCCCGACCCAGATCATCATTCCCGACGGTGTCACTTCCATCGGATACGGAGCCTTCTGGGGCTGCACGGGCCTGACCCAAATCACCCTTCCCGGTAGCCTCGCCAACATTGGAAACGGGGCGTTCGCAGATTGTCCCAATCTGGCGTCATCGGATGCACGGTTGCAGCTGCTCTCACCGGACAGCTCGCCAATCGACGACTTTGAGGCCTGGGACACGACGGAGGTCGCCATCATTGCTGACCAGAGTCAGGCCGCAGGCCATGGCGGTGGCCGCAATCTGGCAATCGGCCAGGGCGATGCCGTGACCCTTGGCTTCCATGGCCGCACGCAGGCCTCCGGCGCGCTCAGCGGCCTCGGCGTCAAAGGGCAGGATGGTGATGCCGTTTAG
- a CDS encoding protein kinase translates to MNVLCARCQRPLPAGQLGGNCPVCLFGSALHDDPLEGSEEAMAQEIPPELGEFEILGEIGRGGTSVVYRARQRRLNRIVALKTLHGSALTSRDAYERLQTEAQAVARLDHPNIVPLYEVGRHAGTHFLTLRYFEHGSLAHALKRQRFTPLEAARFVATAARAVHHAHSRGVLHRDLKPSNFLLDEVGAPHIADFGLAKLSDGDSSLTLSTSVLGTPAYMAPEQAAGHAKEAGTPADIYALGAVLFELLTGRPPFLGRSALEVLRLVADTEPPRPSMLVPGLDRDLEAVCLRCLEKDPARRYDSAAALAEELERWLRHEPLSIRPLSTRERAMKWVRRRPAIAALTIGCVLAVVLGLLGVLWQWRRAEASATAARRSAYLAEMNAANRALAAGDWPGIRASLDRTRPPPGGEDLRGWEWRYLWGVSRSDSIRKFGQSGREIGSLALLPDGDTVAVGEREGGFSLWNSHTGERIFELVEPINRIKAAKFPLNRVVTLLATVPGTPWLAYTDCRSETESYVRLWNVTNRTVQRSLALPGVPRNLAVSPDGRLLACSTLQDDRRVYVFETATGTLLQSIAADFADFAEGSPLAFSADSRLLAFEGESGAHVATGLTRVVKARSGDEVFRFPQGQVQVVSLAFSPDGRWLASGGGNDQPLVRIWDLQSGTLAHTLTVNGQQALAFDPQGQRLFTGFDIWEVPTFAKVRTLTGDGSGVSTLCLSGDGQTLLTAGSGFVTEWDLNARPRQRQGKVLELPSVHGTFLPDGRGLLFISTNHRAYEALAPHYDCRLLGELGTNCRSAAVLGGLNLLAVGRMDGQVTLHATSNDQPLDSLPIAGRPVTGFWWLRKHGLLAVYRQKEGWGKGDAIEVWDPKAKRLTWTTETEPGAWRWAYSDQDGISYDIFADGRLIGLDLIRHRRVERKLGQETYTGASFSADGRHLLVTYWGGQQLLEAQSLRPIQTFGTLMGTSHGSAIWPDGSRLLLSNCRIVDPVSGRLLLDLESPFGLGHLPAVSPDGSQVLLVSDFAHAPRISVWRAPSWEEIRREEAETGK, encoded by the coding sequence ATGAATGTCCTCTGTGCCCGGTGCCAGCGGCCCCTGCCCGCGGGGCAGTTGGGTGGCAACTGTCCCGTCTGTCTTTTTGGTTCGGCCCTGCATGACGATCCGTTGGAGGGGTCCGAGGAAGCCATGGCTCAGGAAATTCCCCCGGAGTTGGGCGAATTCGAGATCCTCGGCGAGATCGGCCGGGGCGGCACCAGCGTCGTGTACCGGGCGCGGCAACGACGGCTCAACCGCATCGTGGCGCTCAAGACCCTGCATGGCTCGGCATTGACCAGCCGTGACGCCTATGAACGGCTCCAGACCGAGGCCCAGGCCGTCGCCCGGCTGGATCATCCGAACATCGTTCCCCTCTACGAGGTGGGCCGTCACGCGGGCACCCATTTTCTGACGCTTCGGTACTTCGAGCACGGCAGCCTCGCGCACGCCCTGAAGCGGCAACGGTTCACACCGTTGGAGGCGGCCCGTTTCGTGGCCACGGCAGCGCGGGCGGTACACCACGCCCATTCCCGCGGCGTGCTGCATCGCGATCTCAAACCGTCCAACTTCCTCCTGGATGAAGTGGGCGCGCCCCACATCGCCGACTTCGGCCTCGCCAAGCTGTCGGACGGCGACAGCAGTCTGACCTTGAGCACGTCGGTGCTGGGCACGCCGGCCTACATGGCGCCGGAGCAGGCGGCGGGCCACGCCAAGGAAGCCGGCACCCCGGCCGACATCTACGCACTGGGGGCGGTCCTGTTCGAACTGCTCACCGGCCGCCCGCCGTTCCTGGGCCGGAGCGCCCTGGAAGTGCTGAGGTTGGTGGCCGACACCGAGCCGCCCCGGCCTTCCATGCTGGTCCCGGGACTCGATCGCGACCTGGAAGCCGTGTGCCTGCGATGCCTGGAAAAGGACCCCGCCCGCCGTTACGACAGCGCCGCCGCCCTGGCCGAGGAGTTGGAACGTTGGTTGCGGCACGAGCCCCTGAGCATCCGTCCGCTGTCAACGCGTGAACGGGCCATGAAATGGGTGCGGCGACGGCCGGCAATCGCCGCCCTGACGATCGGGTGTGTGCTGGCCGTCGTGCTCGGCCTCCTCGGAGTCCTATGGCAGTGGCGCCGGGCCGAAGCCTCGGCCACGGCGGCCCGACGCAGTGCGTACCTGGCGGAAATGAATGCCGCCAACCGTGCGCTCGCAGCCGGCGATTGGCCGGGCATTCGCGCCAGCCTGGATCGCACGCGCCCGCCTCCCGGCGGGGAGGATCTCCGGGGATGGGAATGGCGCTATCTCTGGGGCGTGAGCCGGTCAGACTCCATCCGGAAGTTCGGCCAGAGCGGACGTGAGATCGGTTCGCTGGCCCTGTTGCCGGACGGCGACACGGTTGCGGTGGGTGAGCGGGAGGGAGGCTTTTCCCTCTGGAACTCCCATACGGGCGAACGGATTTTTGAGTTGGTCGAGCCGATCAACCGGATCAAGGCAGCGAAGTTTCCGCTCAACCGCGTGGTCACGTTGCTGGCCACAGTGCCGGGAACCCCCTGGCTGGCCTACACGGATTGTCGGAGTGAAACCGAGTCCTACGTCCGGCTCTGGAATGTTACCAACCGAACCGTACAGCGCTCCCTCGCCCTACCGGGTGTTCCCCGCAATTTGGCCGTCAGCCCCGATGGCCGGCTCCTCGCGTGCAGTACCCTTCAGGACGACCGGCGCGTGTATGTGTTCGAGACGGCGACAGGAACCTTGCTCCAGAGCATCGCGGCCGATTTCGCGGACTTTGCCGAGGGCAGTCCGCTCGCGTTTTCAGCGGACTCCAGGCTGCTGGCCTTCGAAGGCGAAAGCGGTGCCCACGTCGCCACCGGCCTCACCCGCGTGGTGAAGGCCCGTTCTGGCGACGAAGTCTTCCGATTCCCGCAGGGCCAGGTTCAGGTGGTGTCCCTGGCGTTCTCACCGGATGGCCGCTGGCTGGCCTCCGGTGGTGGCAATGACCAGCCCCTGGTTCGAATCTGGGATCTCCAATCGGGAACACTGGCGCACACCCTGACGGTCAACGGTCAACAGGCGCTGGCGTTCGATCCGCAGGGGCAACGGTTGTTCACCGGCTTCGACATCTGGGAGGTTCCGACTTTTGCCAAAGTGCGCACGCTGACGGGTGACGGGAGCGGGGTCTCCACCCTCTGTCTGTCTGGCGACGGCCAGACCCTTCTGACCGCCGGTTCTGGCTTCGTTACCGAATGGGATCTCAATGCCCGGCCCCGGCAACGGCAGGGCAAGGTATTGGAGCTTCCGTCCGTCCACGGAACTTTTCTGCCCGACGGCCGCGGCCTGCTGTTCATCTCGACCAACCACCGTGCCTACGAAGCCTTGGCGCCGCACTACGACTGCCGCCTGCTTGGCGAATTGGGAACAAATTGTCGGTCAGCCGCAGTGCTGGGCGGATTGAATCTGCTGGCGGTCGGCCGCATGGATGGACAGGTCACCCTGCACGCCACTTCCAACGACCAACCCCTCGACTCGCTGCCCATTGCCGGACGCCCGGTGACGGGCTTTTGGTGGCTCCGGAAGCACGGACTGCTGGCGGTTTACAGACAGAAGGAGGGCTGGGGCAAAGGCGATGCGATTGAGGTGTGGGATCCCAAGGCGAAGCGCCTGACGTGGACCACCGAAACGGAACCCGGGGCCTGGCGCTGGGCCTATTCGGATCAGGACGGCATCAGCTACGACATCTTTGCCGACGGTCGCCTGATCGGCCTCGACCTGATCCGACACCGCCGGGTGGAACGAAAACTGGGTCAGGAGACCTACACCGGCGCCTCCTTCTCTGCGGATGGCCGCCATCTGCTCGTCACTTATTGGGGCGGCCAGCAACTGTTGGAGGCCCAATCCCTCCGCCCGATCCAGACGTTCGGCACACTGATGGGCACCAGCCACGGTTCCGCCATCTGGCCTGATGGATCGCGCCTCCTCCTCTCCAATTGCCGGATCGTGGACCCCGTTTCCGGACGTCTGCTGCTGGATCTGGAGTCCCCGTTCGGCCTCGGTCACCTCCCGGCGGTCTCGCCCGATGGCAGCCAGGTGCTGTTGGTCTCCGATTTCGCCCATGCGCCGCGGATCAGCGTCTGGCGCGCACCATCCTGGGAGGAAATCCGTCGGGAAGAAGCCGAGACCGGAAAATGA
- a CDS encoding sigma-70 family RNA polymerase sigma factor: protein MKPGPSLTLSSETAHGGAFATTHWSLVLHAGQGDDIAAREALETLCRAYWPAIYAYIRRTGQFHEAAQDLTQEFFARLLAKGVMGVADPKKGRFRTFLLTVLQRFLADDHDRVTAKKRGGGEVLLSLDELAAEQQRPFEPSAGLSPEQEFDRRWALATLENTLRHLRAEAERAGQGELFTALQGFLGGGEPAGTLAETGARLGLGESAVKMRLSRWRMRYRELLRQEVAQTVPRVADLDEEMRHLLAVLSS from the coding sequence ATGAAGCCCGGTCCATCGTTGACCCTGAGCTCCGAAACCGCCCACGGGGGGGCTTTTGCGACCACCCACTGGAGCCTGGTGCTGCACGCCGGCCAGGGCGACGACATCGCCGCCCGCGAGGCGCTGGAGACCTTGTGCCGCGCCTACTGGCCGGCCATCTACGCCTACATCCGCCGCACGGGTCAGTTCCACGAGGCAGCCCAGGATCTCACCCAGGAATTCTTCGCCCGGCTGCTTGCCAAGGGTGTGATGGGCGTCGCAGATCCGAAAAAGGGCCGGTTCCGGACCTTTCTGCTGACCGTGCTCCAGCGATTCCTGGCCGACGATCACGACCGTGTGACGGCGAAGAAGCGGGGCGGCGGCGAGGTGCTGCTCTCGCTCGACGAACTGGCCGCAGAGCAGCAACGTCCGTTTGAACCCAGCGCCGGTCTGAGCCCGGAGCAGGAGTTTGACCGGCGCTGGGCGCTGGCCACCCTGGAGAACACCCTGCGTCACCTGCGGGCGGAGGCGGAGCGTGCCGGCCAAGGCGAGCTGTTCACCGCGTTGCAGGGGTTCCTCGGCGGCGGCGAACCGGCGGGGACCCTGGCGGAAACCGGTGCCCGGCTGGGGCTCGGCGAAAGCGCTGTGAAGATGCGGCTCAGCCGATGGCGGATGCGGTATCGGGAGCTGCTGAGGCAGGAGGTGGCCCAGACGGTTCCCAGGGTGGCCGATCTCGACGAAGAGATGCGACATCTGCTCGCCGTCCTGAGTTCGTGA